A part of Capsicum annuum cultivar UCD-10X-F1 chromosome 6, UCD10Xv1.1, whole genome shotgun sequence genomic DNA contains:
- the LOC107876055 gene encoding 2-alkenal reductase (NADP(+)-dependent), which translates to MAEEVSNRQVILKHYVTGYVKESDMEFKNSTIKLNVPEGSNAVVLKNLYLSCDPYMRCRMRKTEESYIESFTPGSSITGYGVAKVLESGDSNFHKGDLVAGRTRWEEYSIVTDPQTLFKIHDKDVPLSYYTGILGLPGLTAYAGFYEVCSPKKGETVFVSAASGAVGQLVGQFAKMFGCYVVGSAGSKEKVDRLKGTFGFDEAFNYKEEQDLDAALKRYFPDGIDIYFENVGGKMLDAVLLNMKVHGRIAVCGMISQYNLEQTEGVHNLICLITKRIRMEGFLVFDYYHLYPKYLEMIIPQIKAGEVVYVEDVAEGLESAPNALVGLFSGRNIGKQVVMVSRE; encoded by the coding sequence ATGGCAGAAGAAGTGAGCAACAGACAGGTCATTCTAAAACACTATGTCACTGGTTACGTTAAGGAGTCGGACATGGAATTCAAGAATAGCACCATTAAACTGAATGTTCCAGAAGGCTCTAATGCTGTGGTTTTGAAGAATCTTTACTTGTCCTGTGACCCTTATATGCGTTGCCGCATGAGGAAAACTGAGGAAAGCTATATTGAGTCCTTCACTCCTGGCTCTTCTATCACGGGATATGGAGTGGCTAAAGTTTTGGAGTCTGGTGATTCGAACTTCCACAAAGGTGACTTAGTTGCGGGAAGGACTAGATGGGAGGAGTATAGTATTGTAACAGATCCTCAAACTTTGTTTAAAATTCACGACAAGGATGTGCCTCTTTCCTACTATACAGGAATCCTTGGGTTGCCTGGGCTGACTGCTTATGCTGGTTTTTACGAGGTTTGCTCCCCCAAGAAGGGAGAGACTGtttttgtttcagctgcttctgGAGCAGTTGGTCAGCTTGTTGGGCAATTTGCGAAGATGTTTGGTTGCTATGTTGTTGGTAGTGCTGGAAGCAAAGAAAAGGTTGATCGGTTGAAGGGCACATTTGGTTTTGATGAAGCTTTTAACTACAAAGAGGAGCAGGATTTAGATGCAGCTTTGAAGAGGTACTTCCCTGATGGAATTGACATCTACTTCGAGAATGTTGGAGGGAAGATGCTTGATGCAGTTCTTCTGAATATGAAAGTCCATGGTCGTATTGCTGTGTGTGGGATGATCTCGCAATACAACCTTGAGCAGACTGAAGGAGTGCACAACTTGATCTGCCTCATCACAAAACGAATCCGCATGGAAGGATTTCTTGTTTTTGATTACTATCATCTTTACCCTAAATATTTGGAAATGATCATTCCACAGATAAAGGCCGGTGAGGTTGTGTATGTGGAAGACGTAGCTGAAGGCCTCGAAAGTGCTCCCAATGCTCTAGTTGGTCTCTTCTCTGGTCGCAATATTGGAAAGCAAGTTGTGATGGTTTCGCGTGAATGA
- the LOC107876056 gene encoding zinc finger CCCH domain-containing protein 62 has translation MDVSDSDSTDYDSDDDPTFDLLEEETRSTLSKLSIKKHNSSKDMSARRNVSKALEESVEEEQDEDKTDPKLGEKDQRSYETIQKTIKAGQIEKLKVEQCKIYLRKHALRLTGSKATLIQRIKEHTDILDGRGEEKYPPSSFVLNCKGDACTGDVVMFEQNVYEMFCIASRSATGPPCGTRIVAGRIVKESYGAKKQQHTFTVEVLWSKGEKPLPPLHPLLIKGRNLYRLKTLRQKWDDEAERQKILSEKHARGSVARSNRETRVQEKEMRKLQRENRVSTGYKEKKSVAESKGRMPHQHQMNIAHSKGKQLHSLLMNSVNKKDQPQVEVVDNSQKDEQKECRKFTNVIQENVFPNQRQPLTNVNLNDPSSYRERQQGFGESYPSNPSKIPLRVYNSNMHMPIWRGSSYGGNTNNYNSLSRMHDSNAHNIPTYSDGGYNNCNTSRSPLREHGHMYTYGHSQNMNWQARNGWCNAGAAKRPFQGQGEEQKKPCWFYAQGRCYYGHSCKYLHDSVEI, from the exons ATGGATGTATCAGACAGCGATAGTACTGATTACGATTCTGATGATGATCCAACTTTTGATCTTCTTGAGGAGGAGACTAGATCaactctctctaaactctccATTAAAAAACACAATTCGTCTAAGGATATGTCTGCCAg GCGTAATGTTTCTAAGGCTTTGGAAGAAAGTGTTGAGGAAGAGCAGGACGAGGACAAGACAGATCCAAAGCTTGGTGAGAAAGATCAGAGAAGTTATGAAACTATTCAGAAGACAATCAAAG CTGGTCAGATTGAGAAATTGAAAGTGGAGCAATGTAAGATTTACCTAAGGAAACATGCGCTGAGATTGACGGGTAGCAAAGCTACACTTATTCAGCGAATTAAAGAGCACACTGA CATCCTTGATGGTCGTGGAGAGGAGAAGTATCCCCCGTCTAGTTTCGTATTGAACTGCAAAG GGGACGCATGCACTGGGGATGTTGTTATGTTTGAACAAAATGTATATGAAAT GTTCTGCATTGCATCCAGGAGTGCTACTGGCCCTCCCTGTGGAACAAGAATAGTAGCAGGGAGGATTGTGAAAGAGAGCTATGGTGCTAAAAAGCAGCAACATACCTTTACG GTTGAGGTATTGTGGAGTAAAGGGGAAAAGCCGCTGCCTCCACTGCATCCTCTCCTCATTAAGGGCAGAAATCTCTATAGGTTAAAAACTTTGCGACAG AAATGGGACGATGAAGCAGAAAGGCAGAAAATTTTATCTGAAAAGCATGCGAGAGGTTCTGTTGCTCGGTCTAACAGGGAAACACGTGTCCAAGAGAAGGAAATGCGGAAGTTGCAAAGGGAAAATAG GGTAAGCACAGGTTACAAGGAGAAAAAATCAGTAGCTGAGAGTAAAGGTAGGATGCCACATCAACACCAAATGAATATAGCGCACAGTAAAGGGAAACAGCTGCATTCTCTCTTGATGAACTCCGTGAACAAGAAAGATCAGCCTCAGGTAGAAGTGGTGGACAACAGCCAAAAAGATGAACAAAAGGAATGCAGAAAGTTTACAAATGTCATACAGGAAAATGTCTTCCCTAATCAGAGGCAACCTTTGACTAATGTGAACCTGAATGATCCAAGTTCTTACAGGGAGCGACAGCAAGGCTTTGGAGAAAGCTACCCTTCTAATCCTTCAAAGATTCCATTAAGAGTGTATAACTCAAATATGCATATGCCAATATGGAGGGGCTCTAGCTATGGAGGTAACACGAACAACTATAATAGTCTGTCAAGAATGCATGACTCTAATGCACATAATATTCCAACCTATAGCGATGGAGGTTACAACAACTGCAATACTAGTAGAAGTCCATTGCGTGAACATGGTCACATGTATACGTATGGCCATTCACAAAATATGAACTGGCAAGCAAGGAATGGTTGGTGTAATGCAGGAGCTGCAAAGCGTCCATTTCAAGGACAGGGCGAGGAACAAAAGAAGCCTTGCTGGTTTTATGCTCAAGGAAGATGCTACTATGGGCATAGTTGCAAGTACCTGCATGATTCTGTAGAAATTTAA
- the LOC107876057 gene encoding protein PHYTOCHROME-DEPENDENT LATE-FLOWERING isoform X2, with translation MGISFKVSKTGTRFRPKQVVQPEKEEDDDVAFAATKENQSNSASAAGAVVVHGSKDVTKVPDNEVSFTLCLFLDGYSIGKPFENEYGHQTSENVPKLLHPYDRASETLFSAIESGHLPGDILEDIPCKYVDGTLVCEVRDYRKCFSEVGQNVPSVTGCPIINRICLKMSLENVVKDIPLISDSGWTYGDMMEVESRILRALQPQLCLDPSPKLDRFCNNGASPKITLGIGNLRRRRLRQLPDVIATSNDKIHGKNICIDRVPESSRSGDTGQLMPQPAHENLIRQNNGPTNMLALRSNSFGSETSIPASPSVSHQPKHQMGVVSPRIMQDHRSGVSNASVASPAAPEMMLSYADAMSFGAASLHGKRENHEGQASALSNLSKRARFTHMSADSNQQQLTGGQIDGSHAPDLHWKNPLLQQHSVPRGIPYANTNIQKYPQHIFEGGLNQEAGTMPFTAGQQGIKYNLKEEPAEIERLEKLEPGRTKNEMQVVESDMNLMESQQARLKHRLPQQFIRSGFPQAPWNGLGQPLENSLRKEDPFQNRKIVHSPRVSAGGLPQSPLSSKSGEFSNGSVGAQYGSAVTSGLIQSMKEKQGATSVAPAGGTTSMTSSANDSMQRQHQAQIAAKRRSNSASKNPVMSGVGSPASVSTMNLPINANSPPVGSTHSTDQTMLERFSKIEMLTARFQLNPKKSKIEEYSSKKPNAFPTQQLLIHLSNDLNNENVKDESCKMSLSKSLIGGSTNVCKRRVLNILLPILQGNGSYVHKLRTRMIMSEKPNDGTVALCIGEIEEADFTVAEDYFPTLPNTHFADLLAAQFSSLMAHEGYHVEDNVLPRPISMNRASSNQTNMPGMPLNGAVADLQQYSEGVSGQLSNELGRSSNAINSSINSPQNMQGQRILPSGNAQALQISQGLLTGVSMPSRPQQSDPLSPLQQQQQQQQQQNQHPLIQQQHPQLQRSQLMLASNPLAHLNTTGQNSMHLGNQMANKPSALQLQLLQQQQQQQQQQLQPQQSQSQHPQMQRKMMMGLGNVGMGNISNNIAALGGLSNVMGMGGVRGVGGPGISAPMGAIAGMGNISQNTINMSQASNISNQISQQYRSGALTPQQAVLMHTKLRMAQNRSNMLGNPQSSLGGITGNRQMHPGSTGLSILGSLNRANMNPMQRPGMGPMGPPKLMAGMNHYMNPQQQQQQQQQQQQQIQLQQQQMQQQHIQQQQQLQQQQQETASPLQAVVSPPPVGSPSNMAIPQQMNQNSQQPQQQQQQASPQQMSQRTPLSPQLSSGAIHPMSTGNPEACPASPQLSSQTMGSVGSITNSPMELQGVNKSNSINNA, from the exons ATGGGGATTTCGTTTAAGGTCTCCAAAACCGGTACTAGATTTCGACCCAAACAAGTAGTACAACCCGAAAAGGAAGAAGACGACGACGTCGCTTTTGCAGCTACAAAAGAGAATCAATCAAATTCCGCATCTGCTGCT GGCGCGGTTGTTGTGCATGGAAGCAAGGATGTTACCAAGGTCCCCG ATAATGAAGTTTCCTTCACATTGTGCCTTTTCCTGGATGGATATTCTATTGGGAAGCCCTTTGAG AACGAATATGGGCATCAAACCTCTGAAAATGTTCCGAAATTATTGCATCCATATGATAGAGCATCTGAAACTCTCTTTTCA GCAATTGAGTCTGGACATCTGCCTGGTGATATTTTGGAGGATATACCTTGCAAATACGTTGACGGGACCCTGGTCTGCGAG GTGCGAGATTATCGGAAGTGCTTCTCTGAAGTTGGACAGAATGTGCCTTCAGTCACTGGTTGTCCCATTATCAACAGAATATGTCTTAAAATGTCTCTTGAAAATGTGGTGAAGGACATTCCATTGATTTCAGATAGTGGTTGGACATATGGTGATATGATG GAAGTCGAATCCCGGATATTAAGAGCCCTGCAACCACAGCTTTGCTTAGATCCCTCCCCAAAGTTAGACAGGTTCTGCAACAACGGAGCTTCCCCAAAG ATAACATTGGGTATAGGCAATCTAAGGAGGAGGAGACTAAGACAGCTTCCAGATGTGATTGCCACGTctaatgataagattcatgggAAAAACATTTGCATAGATAGAGTGCCAGAAAGTTCAAGGTCAGGAGACACTGGACAGCTTATGCCGCAGCCTGCTCATGAGAATCTGATCCGACAAAATAATGGACCAACCAATATGTTGGCACTAAGAAGTAACAGTTTCGGGTCTGAGACCTCTATTCCAGCATCGCCTTCGGTATCTCACCAACCAAAGCATCAAATGGGGGTTGTGAGTCCAAGAATCATGCAAGACCATAGGTCTGGAGTTTCAAATGCATCAGTAGCTTCTCCTGCTGCGCCAGAAATGATGCTTTCATATGCAGATGCGATGAGTTTTGGTGCTGCTTCTTTACATGGTAAGAGAGAGAATCATGAAGGCCAAGCATCTGCTCTGTCCAACTTAAGCAAGAGGGCAAGGTTTACTCATATGAGTGCTGATTCCAATCAACAGCAACTTACAGGAGGACAAATAGATGGCTCTCATGCTCCAGATTTGCACTGGAAAAATCCTTTATTACAGCAGCATTCTGTTCCCAGGGGAATTCCATATGCTAATACAAACATACAAAAGTATCCCCAACACATTTTTGAAGGGGGTTTGAACCAGGAAGCTGGAACGATGCCATTCACTGCAGGACAGCAAGGAATAAAGTATAACTTAAAGGAAGAACCTGCTGAGATAGAGAGATTAGAGAAATTAGAGCCAGGAAGGACTAAAAATGAGATGCAGGTGGTGGAATCggatatgaaccttatggaatccCAGCAGGCCCGACTAAAGCACAGACTGCCCCAGCAGTTTATACGGTCTGGCTTTCCTCAGGCACCCTGGAATGGCCTTGGTCAGCCTCTTGAAAATAGTCTCCGGAAAGAGGACCCATTCCAGAACCGGAAAATAGTGCACAGTCCCCGTGTTTCTGCAGGAGGTTTGCCTCAATCTCCTTTATCGTCCAAGTCTGGAGAGTTCTCTAATGGTTCTGTAGGAGCTCAATATGGTTCAGCTGTTACTAGTGGACTAATACAATCAATGAAGGAGAAGCAAGGAGCCACATCTGTTGCTCCAGCTGGTGGAACAACATCTATGACTTCTAGTGCCAATGATTCCATGCAGCGGCAACACCAGGCTCAAATTGCTGCAAAGCGGAGATCCAATTCTGCTTCGAAGAACCCCGTGATGAGTGGGGTTGGTTCTCCTGCCAGTGTCAGTACAATGAATCTTCCAATAAATGCAAACAGTCCTCCCGTAGGGTCTACACACTCAACTGACCAAACCATGCTTGAAAGGTTCTCCAAAATTGAAATGCTGACAGCTAG GTTCCAACTTAATCCCAAAAAGAGCAAGATCGAGGAGTACTCTAGCAAGAAGCCAAATGCCTTTCCTACTCAACAGCTGCTAATTCATCTATCTAACGATTTAAACAATGAGAATGTCAAAGACGAATCCTGCAAAATGTCATTGTCAAAATCATTAATAGGTGGCAGCACAAATGTGTGCAAAAGAAGAGTCTTGAATATTCTGCTGCCAATACTCCAAG GAAATGGTTCATATGTTCATAAGTTACGGACTAGAATGATCATGTCAGAAAAGCCAAATGATGGCACTGTGGCACTGTGTATTGGAGAAATAGAAGAGGCCGACTTCACGGTTGCAGAGGATTACTTCCCAACGCTGCCAAATACT CACTTTGCAGACTTGCTTGCAGCCCAGTTTAGTTCACTG ATGGCACACGAAGGATACCATGTGGAAGATAATGTTCTACCAAGACCAATCAGCATGAATCGTGCTTCAAGTAATCAAACTAACATGCCAGGAATGCCACTAAATGGGGCCGTAGCTGATCTGCAGCAATATTCCGAAGGGGTTTCTGGTCAGTTGTCCAACGAGCTTGGAAGGTCCTCTAACGCTATTAATTCATCAATAAATTCACCCCAGAACATGCAAGGCCAGAGAATACTGCCTTCCGGGAATGCTCAAGCATTACAAATCTCTCAAGGACTCCTGACTGGGGTTTCAATGCCTTCTAGACCTCAACAATCTGATCCATTATCCCCTCtgcagcaacagcaacaacagcagcagcagcagaaTCAACATCCTCTGATACAACAGCAACATCCACAGTTACAAAGATCCCAACTAATGCTTGCTTCTAATCCACTTGCTCACCTAAATACAACTGGCCAGAATTCCATGCACTTGGGTAATCAAATGGCTAATAAACCATCGGCATTGCAACTTCAGCTATTACAACAGcaacagcagcagcaacaacaacagttGCAGCCACAACAATCCCAGTCACAGCATCCACAGATGCAGAGGAAAATGATGATGGGCCTTGGTAATGTAGGTATGGGGAACATTAGCAATAACATTGCTGCACTTGGTGGCCTTAGCAATGTTATGGGCATGGGAGGTGTAAGAGGAGTTGGTGGACCTGGAATTTCAGCTCCAATGGGAGCCATCGCTGGCATGGGCAACATATctcaaaacacaataaatatgAGTCAGGCATCTAATATTAGTAACCAGATCAGCCAGCAATATCGTAGTGGTGCACTCACTCCACAACAAGCTGTTCTCATGCATACCAAGCTGAGAATGGCACAGAACAGATCAAATATGTTGGGGAACCCACAGTCAAGTTTAGGTGGTATTACAGGAAATAGACAAATGCATCCAGGCTCTACCGGTCTTTCAATCTTGGGCTCTCTCAACCGAGCTAATATGAATCCAATGCAGCGACCAGGAATGGGTCCAATGGGTCCACCAAAGCTAATGGCAGGTATGAATCATTACATGAACCcgcagcagcagcagcaacagcagcaacaacaacaacaacagataCAGTTACAGCAGCAACAAATGCAGCAGCAACATATACAACAGCAGCAGCAATTGCAGCAACAGCAGCAAGAGACAGCTTCGCCTTTACAGGCTGTAGTTTCACCTCCTCCTGTGGGCTCACCTTCAAATATGGCAATCCCACAACAAATGAACCAAAATTCCCAGCAGccacaacagcaacaacaacaggcCAGCCCACAGCAGATGAGCCAACGAACTCCGCTGAGCCCACAGCTGAGTTCAGGGGCTATCCATCCTATGAGCACTGGTAATCCAGAAGCATGCCCAGCAAGCCCTCAGTTGAGTTCACAAACCATGGGGTCAGTAGGTAGTATAACCAATTCTCCAATGGAGCTACAAGGTGTGAACAAGAGTAATTCCATTAATAATGCTTAA
- the LOC107876057 gene encoding protein PHYTOCHROME-DEPENDENT LATE-FLOWERING isoform X1 — MGISFKVSKTGTRFRPKQVVQPEKEEDDDVAFAATKENQSNSASAAVKLTGAVVVHGSKDVTKVPDNEVSFTLCLFLDGYSIGKPFENEYGHQTSENVPKLLHPYDRASETLFSAIESGHLPGDILEDIPCKYVDGTLVCEVRDYRKCFSEVGQNVPSVTGCPIINRICLKMSLENVVKDIPLISDSGWTYGDMMEVESRILRALQPQLCLDPSPKLDRFCNNGASPKITLGIGNLRRRRLRQLPDVIATSNDKIHGKNICIDRVPESSRSGDTGQLMPQPAHENLIRQNNGPTNMLALRSNSFGSETSIPASPSVSHQPKHQMGVVSPRIMQDHRSGVSNASVASPAAPEMMLSYADAMSFGAASLHGKRENHEGQASALSNLSKRARFTHMSADSNQQQLTGGQIDGSHAPDLHWKNPLLQQHSVPRGIPYANTNIQKYPQHIFEGGLNQEAGTMPFTAGQQGIKYNLKEEPAEIERLEKLEPGRTKNEMQVVESDMNLMESQQARLKHRLPQQFIRSGFPQAPWNGLGQPLENSLRKEDPFQNRKIVHSPRVSAGGLPQSPLSSKSGEFSNGSVGAQYGSAVTSGLIQSMKEKQGATSVAPAGGTTSMTSSANDSMQRQHQAQIAAKRRSNSASKNPVMSGVGSPASVSTMNLPINANSPPVGSTHSTDQTMLERFSKIEMLTARFQLNPKKSKIEEYSSKKPNAFPTQQLLIHLSNDLNNENVKDESCKMSLSKSLIGGSTNVCKRRVLNILLPILQGNGSYVHKLRTRMIMSEKPNDGTVALCIGEIEEADFTVAEDYFPTLPNTHFADLLAAQFSSLMAHEGYHVEDNVLPRPISMNRASSNQTNMPGMPLNGAVADLQQYSEGVSGQLSNELGRSSNAINSSINSPQNMQGQRILPSGNAQALQISQGLLTGVSMPSRPQQSDPLSPLQQQQQQQQQQNQHPLIQQQHPQLQRSQLMLASNPLAHLNTTGQNSMHLGNQMANKPSALQLQLLQQQQQQQQQQLQPQQSQSQHPQMQRKMMMGLGNVGMGNISNNIAALGGLSNVMGMGGVRGVGGPGISAPMGAIAGMGNISQNTINMSQASNISNQISQQYRSGALTPQQAVLMHTKLRMAQNRSNMLGNPQSSLGGITGNRQMHPGSTGLSILGSLNRANMNPMQRPGMGPMGPPKLMAGMNHYMNPQQQQQQQQQQQQQIQLQQQQMQQQHIQQQQQLQQQQQETASPLQAVVSPPPVGSPSNMAIPQQMNQNSQQPQQQQQQASPQQMSQRTPLSPQLSSGAIHPMSTGNPEACPASPQLSSQTMGSVGSITNSPMELQGVNKSNSINNA, encoded by the exons ATGGGGATTTCGTTTAAGGTCTCCAAAACCGGTACTAGATTTCGACCCAAACAAGTAGTACAACCCGAAAAGGAAGAAGACGACGACGTCGCTTTTGCAGCTACAAAAGAGAATCAATCAAATTCCGCATCTGCTGCTGTAAAGCTCACC GGCGCGGTTGTTGTGCATGGAAGCAAGGATGTTACCAAGGTCCCCG ATAATGAAGTTTCCTTCACATTGTGCCTTTTCCTGGATGGATATTCTATTGGGAAGCCCTTTGAG AACGAATATGGGCATCAAACCTCTGAAAATGTTCCGAAATTATTGCATCCATATGATAGAGCATCTGAAACTCTCTTTTCA GCAATTGAGTCTGGACATCTGCCTGGTGATATTTTGGAGGATATACCTTGCAAATACGTTGACGGGACCCTGGTCTGCGAG GTGCGAGATTATCGGAAGTGCTTCTCTGAAGTTGGACAGAATGTGCCTTCAGTCACTGGTTGTCCCATTATCAACAGAATATGTCTTAAAATGTCTCTTGAAAATGTGGTGAAGGACATTCCATTGATTTCAGATAGTGGTTGGACATATGGTGATATGATG GAAGTCGAATCCCGGATATTAAGAGCCCTGCAACCACAGCTTTGCTTAGATCCCTCCCCAAAGTTAGACAGGTTCTGCAACAACGGAGCTTCCCCAAAG ATAACATTGGGTATAGGCAATCTAAGGAGGAGGAGACTAAGACAGCTTCCAGATGTGATTGCCACGTctaatgataagattcatgggAAAAACATTTGCATAGATAGAGTGCCAGAAAGTTCAAGGTCAGGAGACACTGGACAGCTTATGCCGCAGCCTGCTCATGAGAATCTGATCCGACAAAATAATGGACCAACCAATATGTTGGCACTAAGAAGTAACAGTTTCGGGTCTGAGACCTCTATTCCAGCATCGCCTTCGGTATCTCACCAACCAAAGCATCAAATGGGGGTTGTGAGTCCAAGAATCATGCAAGACCATAGGTCTGGAGTTTCAAATGCATCAGTAGCTTCTCCTGCTGCGCCAGAAATGATGCTTTCATATGCAGATGCGATGAGTTTTGGTGCTGCTTCTTTACATGGTAAGAGAGAGAATCATGAAGGCCAAGCATCTGCTCTGTCCAACTTAAGCAAGAGGGCAAGGTTTACTCATATGAGTGCTGATTCCAATCAACAGCAACTTACAGGAGGACAAATAGATGGCTCTCATGCTCCAGATTTGCACTGGAAAAATCCTTTATTACAGCAGCATTCTGTTCCCAGGGGAATTCCATATGCTAATACAAACATACAAAAGTATCCCCAACACATTTTTGAAGGGGGTTTGAACCAGGAAGCTGGAACGATGCCATTCACTGCAGGACAGCAAGGAATAAAGTATAACTTAAAGGAAGAACCTGCTGAGATAGAGAGATTAGAGAAATTAGAGCCAGGAAGGACTAAAAATGAGATGCAGGTGGTGGAATCggatatgaaccttatggaatccCAGCAGGCCCGACTAAAGCACAGACTGCCCCAGCAGTTTATACGGTCTGGCTTTCCTCAGGCACCCTGGAATGGCCTTGGTCAGCCTCTTGAAAATAGTCTCCGGAAAGAGGACCCATTCCAGAACCGGAAAATAGTGCACAGTCCCCGTGTTTCTGCAGGAGGTTTGCCTCAATCTCCTTTATCGTCCAAGTCTGGAGAGTTCTCTAATGGTTCTGTAGGAGCTCAATATGGTTCAGCTGTTACTAGTGGACTAATACAATCAATGAAGGAGAAGCAAGGAGCCACATCTGTTGCTCCAGCTGGTGGAACAACATCTATGACTTCTAGTGCCAATGATTCCATGCAGCGGCAACACCAGGCTCAAATTGCTGCAAAGCGGAGATCCAATTCTGCTTCGAAGAACCCCGTGATGAGTGGGGTTGGTTCTCCTGCCAGTGTCAGTACAATGAATCTTCCAATAAATGCAAACAGTCCTCCCGTAGGGTCTACACACTCAACTGACCAAACCATGCTTGAAAGGTTCTCCAAAATTGAAATGCTGACAGCTAG GTTCCAACTTAATCCCAAAAAGAGCAAGATCGAGGAGTACTCTAGCAAGAAGCCAAATGCCTTTCCTACTCAACAGCTGCTAATTCATCTATCTAACGATTTAAACAATGAGAATGTCAAAGACGAATCCTGCAAAATGTCATTGTCAAAATCATTAATAGGTGGCAGCACAAATGTGTGCAAAAGAAGAGTCTTGAATATTCTGCTGCCAATACTCCAAG GAAATGGTTCATATGTTCATAAGTTACGGACTAGAATGATCATGTCAGAAAAGCCAAATGATGGCACTGTGGCACTGTGTATTGGAGAAATAGAAGAGGCCGACTTCACGGTTGCAGAGGATTACTTCCCAACGCTGCCAAATACT CACTTTGCAGACTTGCTTGCAGCCCAGTTTAGTTCACTG ATGGCACACGAAGGATACCATGTGGAAGATAATGTTCTACCAAGACCAATCAGCATGAATCGTGCTTCAAGTAATCAAACTAACATGCCAGGAATGCCACTAAATGGGGCCGTAGCTGATCTGCAGCAATATTCCGAAGGGGTTTCTGGTCAGTTGTCCAACGAGCTTGGAAGGTCCTCTAACGCTATTAATTCATCAATAAATTCACCCCAGAACATGCAAGGCCAGAGAATACTGCCTTCCGGGAATGCTCAAGCATTACAAATCTCTCAAGGACTCCTGACTGGGGTTTCAATGCCTTCTAGACCTCAACAATCTGATCCATTATCCCCTCtgcagcaacagcaacaacagcagcagcagcagaaTCAACATCCTCTGATACAACAGCAACATCCACAGTTACAAAGATCCCAACTAATGCTTGCTTCTAATCCACTTGCTCACCTAAATACAACTGGCCAGAATTCCATGCACTTGGGTAATCAAATGGCTAATAAACCATCGGCATTGCAACTTCAGCTATTACAACAGcaacagcagcagcaacaacaacagttGCAGCCACAACAATCCCAGTCACAGCATCCACAGATGCAGAGGAAAATGATGATGGGCCTTGGTAATGTAGGTATGGGGAACATTAGCAATAACATTGCTGCACTTGGTGGCCTTAGCAATGTTATGGGCATGGGAGGTGTAAGAGGAGTTGGTGGACCTGGAATTTCAGCTCCAATGGGAGCCATCGCTGGCATGGGCAACATATctcaaaacacaataaatatgAGTCAGGCATCTAATATTAGTAACCAGATCAGCCAGCAATATCGTAGTGGTGCACTCACTCCACAACAAGCTGTTCTCATGCATACCAAGCTGAGAATGGCACAGAACAGATCAAATATGTTGGGGAACCCACAGTCAAGTTTAGGTGGTATTACAGGAAATAGACAAATGCATCCAGGCTCTACCGGTCTTTCAATCTTGGGCTCTCTCAACCGAGCTAATATGAATCCAATGCAGCGACCAGGAATGGGTCCAATGGGTCCACCAAAGCTAATGGCAGGTATGAATCATTACATGAACCcgcagcagcagcagcaacagcagcaacaacaacaacaacagataCAGTTACAGCAGCAACAAATGCAGCAGCAACATATACAACAGCAGCAGCAATTGCAGCAACAGCAGCAAGAGACAGCTTCGCCTTTACAGGCTGTAGTTTCACCTCCTCCTGTGGGCTCACCTTCAAATATGGCAATCCCACAACAAATGAACCAAAATTCCCAGCAGccacaacagcaacaacaacaggcCAGCCCACAGCAGATGAGCCAACGAACTCCGCTGAGCCCACAGCTGAGTTCAGGGGCTATCCATCCTATGAGCACTGGTAATCCAGAAGCATGCCCAGCAAGCCCTCAGTTGAGTTCACAAACCATGGGGTCAGTAGGTAGTATAACCAATTCTCCAATGGAGCTACAAGGTGTGAACAAGAGTAATTCCATTAATAATGCTTAA